From Pseudonocardia autotrophica, one genomic window encodes:
- a CDS encoding peptide deformylase, whose translation MTVLRIRMVGDPVLHRPTRAVGAADIGEDELHTLVEDMFETMAAANGVGLAANQVGIDLRLFVFDCPDPETRTMRRGHVLDPVLETGEIPEIMPDPDDDQEGCLSVPGESFATGRAEWARVTGTDVDGNPVDVEGKGFFARCLQHEVDHLDGYLYLDRLMGRNQRGAKKMLRRNGWGNPDDSWDPSAVEAEDVPRG comes from the coding sequence GTGACGGTTCTGCGCATCCGCATGGTCGGCGATCCCGTGTTGCACCGGCCCACCCGCGCGGTCGGGGCGGCGGACATCGGGGAGGACGAGCTGCACACGCTCGTCGAGGACATGTTCGAGACGATGGCCGCGGCCAACGGCGTCGGGCTCGCGGCCAACCAGGTCGGGATCGACCTGCGGCTGTTCGTCTTCGACTGCCCGGATCCCGAGACCCGGACGATGCGCCGCGGCCACGTGCTCGATCCGGTGCTGGAGACCGGCGAGATCCCGGAGATCATGCCCGATCCCGACGACGACCAGGAGGGCTGCCTGTCGGTCCCGGGCGAGAGCTTCGCGACCGGTCGTGCCGAGTGGGCCCGGGTCACCGGCACCGATGTCGACGGCAACCCGGTGGACGTCGAGGGCAAGGGCTTCTTCGCCCGCTGCCTGCAGCACGAGGTCGACCACCTCGACGGCTACCTCTACCTGGACCGGCTGATGGGCCGCAACCAGCGAGGTGCGAAGAAGATGCTGCGCCGCAACGGCTGGGGCAACCCGGACGACTCGTGGGACCCGTCGGCGGTGGAGGCGGAGGACGTGCCCCGGGGCTGA
- a CDS encoding response regulator, whose protein sequence is MTPIRVLLADDQEMVRTGFGLILSAEDGIEVIGEAATGTDAVAKARELRPDVVLMDVRMPGMDGIAATRALSADPYPPRIVVVTTFDLDEYVYGALRSGACGFLLKTAGPRLLVEAVRAAAAGDALVSPTVTVRLLQRLTEPEPARADVHSTLSPRELEVVRAVARGRTNSEIAGDLFVSLSTVKTHIANIGSKLDARNRVEIAAWAWENKLVE, encoded by the coding sequence GTGACCCCGATCCGGGTCCTGCTCGCCGACGACCAGGAGATGGTCCGCACCGGCTTCGGGCTGATCCTGTCCGCAGAGGACGGCATCGAGGTGATCGGCGAGGCCGCGACCGGTACCGACGCCGTCGCCAAGGCCCGCGAGCTGCGTCCGGACGTGGTGCTCATGGACGTCCGGATGCCCGGGATGGACGGGATCGCCGCGACCCGGGCGCTGTCCGCGGATCCCTACCCGCCGCGGATCGTGGTGGTCACGACCTTCGACCTGGACGAGTACGTCTACGGCGCGCTGCGCTCCGGGGCCTGCGGGTTCCTGCTCAAGACGGCCGGACCGCGGCTGCTGGTGGAGGCCGTGCGGGCCGCTGCGGCGGGGGACGCGCTGGTCTCGCCGACGGTCACCGTGCGGCTGCTGCAGCGGCTGACGGAGCCGGAGCCGGCCCGTGCCGACGTGCACAGCACGCTGTCACCGCGCGAGCTGGAGGTGGTCCGGGCGGTCGCGCGGGGCCGGACGAACTCCGAGATCGCGGGGGACCTGTTCGTGTCGCTGTCGACGGTGAAGACCCACATCGCCAACATCGGGTCCAAGCTGGACGCCCGCAACCGGGTCGAGATCGCAGCGTGGGCCTGGGAGAACAAGCTCGTGGAGTGA
- a CDS encoding phosphatidylserine decarboxylase, giving the protein MAEGTGTSPTHIVRLVRDAIPPMHPGGRPIVAAVALVAAGVRALSGRGALPGLLATGATALFFRDPVRTPTQRPGAVLAPADGTVATVTEVVPPAELDLPRVPHPRVSIFLTVLDVHVQWVPVHGRVVGVRYEPGRFLSADLDKASEDNERNAITFHAANAGFRVGVVQIAGLLARRIVCGLSTGDEVAAGERFGLIRFGSRVDTYLPPGTLPLVRPGQRTVGAETVLGVVPAEG; this is encoded by the coding sequence ATGGCCGAAGGAACCGGGACCTCGCCGACCCACATCGTTCGTCTGGTCCGCGACGCGATCCCGCCGATGCACCCAGGGGGCCGGCCGATCGTCGCCGCGGTCGCGCTCGTCGCCGCCGGGGTGCGCGCACTCAGCGGCCGGGGCGCGCTGCCCGGGCTGCTCGCGACCGGCGCCACCGCGCTGTTCTTCCGGGATCCGGTGCGGACCCCGACCCAGCGGCCGGGCGCGGTGCTCGCGCCCGCCGACGGCACCGTCGCGACCGTCACCGAGGTCGTCCCGCCCGCCGAGCTCGACCTGCCACGGGTGCCGCACCCGCGGGTGTCGATCTTCCTGACGGTGCTGGACGTGCACGTGCAGTGGGTACCGGTGCACGGACGCGTCGTCGGCGTCCGCTACGAACCGGGCAGGTTCCTCTCCGCCGACCTGGACAAGGCGAGCGAGGACAACGAGCGCAACGCGATCACCTTCCACGCCGCCAATGCCGGGTTCCGGGTCGGTGTCGTGCAGATCGCAGGCCTGCTGGCCCGCCGGATCGTCTGCGGGCTGTCGACGGGCGACGAGGTCGCGGCCGGCGAGCGGTTCGGCCTCATCCGGTTCGGCTCCCGGGTCGACACCTACCTCCCTCCGGGGACACTGCCGCTGGTCCGGCCGGGCCAGCGCACCGTCGGGGCCGAGACCGTGCTCGGTGTCGTCCCGGCGGAGGGCTGA
- a CDS encoding ABC transporter ATP-binding protein → MPPPPITGRVIDMIEGLRNPADVPGRVAAATVNLVRTYGQGRAAVRALDGITLWLPAGRFTAVMGPSGSGKSTLLHCLAGLDRPTSGQVLLGETDLGALNDSALTQVRRDRMGFVFQEGNLLPHLTAGENIDLAVSLAGRRPNHAWRAELVERLGISDRLTHLPSELSGGQRQRVAVARALLGRPEIIVADEPTGALDTRSGHELLGLLRACVDDYGQTVVMVTHDPVAASASDQVLLLRDGRAAGRLDRPSPDRVLSAMGALTTTDDPARADVTITGPVVR, encoded by the coding sequence ATGCCACCGCCCCCGATCACCGGCAGGGTGATCGACATGATCGAGGGGTTGAGGAATCCGGCCGATGTGCCGGGGCGGGTCGCCGCGGCGACGGTGAACCTGGTCCGCACCTACGGGCAGGGCCGGGCCGCGGTGCGCGCGCTGGACGGGATCACGCTGTGGTTGCCCGCGGGGCGGTTCACCGCGGTGATGGGGCCGAGCGGGTCGGGTAAGTCGACTCTGCTGCACTGCCTGGCCGGACTGGACCGGCCGACCTCCGGACAGGTGCTGCTGGGCGAGACCGATCTCGGAGCCCTGAACGACTCCGCGCTGACCCAGGTCCGGCGTGACCGGATGGGCTTCGTGTTCCAGGAGGGGAACCTGCTGCCGCACCTCACCGCGGGGGAGAACATCGACCTGGCCGTCTCGCTCGCCGGGCGCCGGCCCAACCACGCCTGGCGGGCGGAGCTGGTCGAGCGGCTCGGCATCTCCGACCGGCTCACCCACCTGCCGTCGGAGCTGTCCGGCGGGCAGCGCCAGCGCGTCGCCGTGGCCAGGGCGCTGCTCGGGCGACCGGAGATCATCGTCGCCGACGAGCCCACCGGCGCGCTCGACACCCGTTCCGGGCACGAGCTGCTGGGCCTGCTGCGGGCCTGCGTCGACGACTACGGCCAGACCGTCGTCATGGTGACCCATGATCCGGTCGCGGCTTCCGCGTCGGACCAGGTCCTGCTGCTGCGCGACGGTCGCGCCGCGGGCCGGCTCGACCGGCCCAGCCCGGACCGGGTGCTGTCCGCGATGGGCGCGCTGACCACCACCGACGACCCCGCACGGGCCGACGTCACGATCACCGGCCCGGTGGTCCGGTGA
- a CDS encoding LytR C-terminal domain-containing protein → MTAPASGGISPLKIAGIALIGVGAVAGVVGLSGLGGGDENPQAAPPSATADPTPGENGAPPAPGADGADGADGTDGAAPAPGGDGADGAPGTSPFTPGAPGTPGAPGFDGAGAADTPPPPAPAPAPGGAAASEGSAAAVRPAVRIYNNSTVRGLAEQAAGKFRSNGWNVSQVQNYSEGVIPATTVYYRTGTAEKAAADEIAQKFGIRAEPRFDGIQDATPGVIVIVTRDFSAA, encoded by the coding sequence ATGACCGCACCCGCATCCGGCGGAATCTCGCCGCTGAAGATCGCCGGGATCGCACTGATCGGTGTCGGTGCGGTGGCCGGTGTCGTCGGGCTGTCCGGCCTCGGCGGCGGTGACGAGAACCCGCAGGCCGCACCGCCGTCCGCGACGGCCGATCCCACCCCCGGCGAGAACGGCGCGCCGCCCGCACCCGGTGCGGACGGAGCCGACGGGGCCGACGGCACCGACGGGGCGGCGCCCGCCCCCGGTGGCGACGGCGCCGACGGCGCACCCGGCACCTCCCCCTTCACCCCCGGCGCCCCGGGCACGCCCGGCGCACCCGGGTTCGACGGCGCCGGTGCCGCCGACACGCCGCCGCCGCCCGCGCCCGCCCCCGCACCGGGTGGCGCCGCCGCGAGCGAGGGTTCCGCCGCTGCGGTGCGCCCCGCCGTGCGGATCTACAACAACTCGACGGTCCGCGGTCTCGCCGAGCAGGCGGCGGGCAAGTTCCGCAGCAACGGCTGGAACGTCTCCCAGGTGCAGAACTACTCGGAGGGCGTGATCCCCGCGACCACCGTCTACTACCGGACCGGTACCGCCGAGAAGGCCGCGGCGGACGAGATCGCCCAGAAGTTCGGTATCCGCGCGGAGCCCCGCTTCGACGGCATCCAGGACGCGACGCCCGGCGTGATCGTGATCGTCACCCGGGACTTCTCGGCTGCCTGA
- a CDS encoding sensor histidine kinase, whose amino-acid sequence MSTGTRRGRLALAGLELLLYLFWAGCDVVLGLGFGSGGWQASGAVFGLLVGTIVLIRYRPDARRQPIAAVAFGLSALGSVLGWITGGLPFISLTEMFALAVITVATVRIAPVRVVVVTAAVSLVVIVGMPLMRVPTNDSEVFASLTTVGWAGTMVVATALRELWMRRSAQLAQTRNDERLELARELHDTVAHHVTAIVVAAQAGVVVAGSRPEEAGRALESIERAGAEALDGMRRMVGVLRSGPDGGADRAPGHGLDDIDDLVGRFDPTRTRARLEISPEVRTATFGPAVAATAFRVVREALTNVHRHAPGATAVSVGLHLQAGRLVTVVHNDGIGTDNPLRDPGGFGLAGMRERVEALGGSLHAGPDGPGRWIVVAEVPAGGGR is encoded by the coding sequence ATGAGCACCGGAACCCGTCGCGGCCGACTCGCACTCGCCGGGCTGGAGCTGCTCCTCTACCTGTTCTGGGCCGGGTGCGACGTCGTGCTGGGGCTGGGCTTCGGCAGCGGGGGCTGGCAGGCGAGCGGCGCGGTCTTCGGCCTGCTCGTGGGCACGATCGTGCTCATCCGGTACCGGCCGGACGCGCGCCGGCAGCCGATCGCGGCGGTCGCGTTCGGACTGTCCGCGCTGGGCTCCGTCCTGGGGTGGATCACCGGTGGGCTCCCGTTCATCTCGCTGACCGAGATGTTCGCGCTCGCCGTGATCACCGTTGCGACGGTGCGCATCGCGCCGGTCCGGGTCGTGGTCGTGACGGCGGCGGTCTCGCTGGTGGTGATCGTCGGCATGCCGCTGATGCGGGTACCGACCAACGACAGCGAGGTCTTCGCCAGCCTGACCACCGTCGGCTGGGCCGGCACGATGGTCGTCGCGACCGCGCTGCGCGAGCTGTGGATGCGCCGTTCGGCGCAGCTCGCCCAGACCCGCAACGACGAACGTCTGGAGCTGGCCAGGGAGCTGCACGACACGGTCGCCCACCACGTCACCGCGATCGTGGTGGCCGCCCAGGCCGGGGTGGTCGTCGCGGGCAGCCGGCCGGAGGAGGCCGGCCGAGCGCTGGAGTCGATCGAGCGGGCCGGCGCCGAGGCCCTCGACGGCATGCGCCGGATGGTCGGGGTGCTGCGCTCGGGCCCCGACGGTGGCGCCGACCGTGCGCCCGGGCACGGCCTGGACGACATCGACGATCTCGTCGGCCGCTTCGACCCGACCCGCACCCGGGCCCGGCTGGAGATCTCGCCCGAGGTGCGCACGGCCACGTTCGGACCCGCGGTCGCCGCGACCGCGTTCCGGGTGGTCCGCGAGGCACTGACCAATGTGCACCGGCACGCCCCCGGCGCGACGGCGGTGTCGGTCGGGCTGCACCTGCAGGCGGGCAGACTGGTGACCGTGGTGCACAACGACGGGATCGGGACCGACAATCCGCTGCGCGACCCGGGCGGGTTCGGGCTGGCCGGGATGCGTGAGCGGGTCGAGGCCCTCGGCGGGTCGCTGCACGCCGGCCCGGACGGGCCCGGCCGGTGGATCGTCGTCGCCGAGGTGCCCGCCGGCGGCGGCCGGTGA
- a CDS encoding FtsX-like permease family protein, protein MNPATRAAVAGARRSPRRLLLTGLAVLVATVFAAASVLLTSTLRADLTENSSTVPAGATFALEADGSGGGAGGRAGVSVTDDTTDTAAVVDRLRTVPGVTAASASAETMVQVVAGSASGSWMIRTDPMTGPLSTLATPTDGRLPAGPDEVLIGAGTAERTGLGSGSTLEVDGRTLTVTGVVPVRYEYSDALVVQETDPAVAGFFGSRIAVAGDPDPAALAAVSGVTQVQPAEEQRAEDLARASTSANALLAGLSVFVGLALVAAAVVVASTFRIILARRTRELAMLRCVGASRGQVARSVLVEAALTGLVAGVAGALIAVGGGWAALAAAGASGADVPALVVPWGRIAGCVLLAVVVTVLAALSPALAAGRTPPVVALGAADATGARAPRARIRLPLAALAVVAAVALAVAGLGIGEPGLGTAAAALSGLAVFAAIVVAGPFVVSGVAALVAPLVARWAPGRIAVGNARRMSRRTAAMTTVLSLGVGLTAALLVSVAGASADIQATIERNYPADIVVMPGGDDEAATLAAQLDRSPDLTARVDDGLVLVDPVAGADPVAVRTAVVGGAGDAPVMFTADLQEQTESAIGVVRWIGLGLVGVTLLVAVVGVGVTMALSVSERTREIALLRTVGLSRVAARRAVAAEATLAGVVAAVLGVVLGAVYGVLALRTTGIGSLTGLPVGQLAGLAAGVVVVAVLASVGPMRRAGRVEPAHGVIA, encoded by the coding sequence GTGAACCCGGCCACCCGTGCCGCCGTCGCCGGCGCCCGCCGCAGCCCGCGCCGGCTGCTGCTCACCGGGCTGGCGGTGCTGGTGGCGACGGTGTTCGCTGCCGCGTCGGTGCTGCTGACCTCGACCCTGCGAGCGGACCTCACCGAGAACTCCTCCACCGTTCCCGCCGGCGCGACGTTCGCGCTGGAGGCCGACGGCAGCGGGGGCGGTGCCGGGGGGAGGGCCGGCGTATCGGTCACCGACGACACGACCGATACCGCCGCTGTGGTGGACCGGCTCCGGACGGTGCCCGGGGTGACCGCGGCGTCGGCATCGGCCGAGACGATGGTCCAGGTCGTCGCGGGCAGTGCCAGCGGCAGCTGGATGATCCGCACCGACCCGATGACCGGGCCGTTGAGCACCCTGGCCACGCCCACCGACGGCCGGCTGCCGGCCGGACCGGACGAGGTGCTGATCGGAGCGGGTACCGCGGAGCGCACCGGGCTCGGCTCCGGCTCCACCCTCGAGGTCGACGGCCGGACGCTGACCGTCACCGGTGTGGTGCCGGTGCGGTACGAGTACAGCGACGCGCTGGTCGTGCAGGAGACCGACCCGGCCGTCGCCGGGTTCTTCGGCAGCCGGATCGCCGTCGCCGGTGACCCGGATCCGGCCGCGCTCGCCGCGGTCAGCGGTGTCACGCAGGTCCAGCCCGCCGAGGAGCAGCGGGCCGAGGACCTCGCCAGGGCGTCGACATCGGCGAACGCACTGCTGGCCGGCCTGTCGGTGTTCGTCGGACTGGCGCTGGTCGCGGCGGCCGTGGTGGTCGCCTCCACGTTCCGGATCATCCTGGCCCGGCGCACCCGCGAGCTGGCGATGCTGCGCTGTGTCGGTGCCAGCCGCGGACAGGTGGCCCGGTCGGTGCTGGTCGAGGCAGCGCTCACCGGTCTGGTCGCCGGGGTCGCGGGCGCGCTGATCGCCGTCGGCGGCGGGTGGGCGGCGCTGGCGGCGGCCGGTGCCTCCGGTGCCGATGTCCCGGCGCTCGTCGTGCCGTGGGGGCGGATCGCGGGATGTGTGCTGCTCGCCGTCGTCGTGACGGTGCTGGCCGCGCTGTCGCCGGCGCTCGCCGCCGGGCGGACCCCGCCGGTGGTGGCGCTCGGTGCCGCGGACGCGACCGGGGCCCGCGCGCCGCGGGCCCGGATCCGGCTGCCGCTCGCCGCGCTCGCGGTCGTCGCGGCGGTGGCGCTCGCGGTGGCCGGGCTCGGTATCGGGGAACCGGGGCTGGGGACCGCCGCGGCCGCGCTGTCCGGGCTGGCGGTGTTCGCGGCCATCGTGGTCGCCGGGCCGTTCGTGGTGTCCGGGGTGGCCGCGCTGGTGGCGCCGCTCGTCGCCCGCTGGGCTCCGGGCCGGATCGCGGTGGGCAACGCGCGGCGGATGTCGCGGCGTACCGCGGCCATGACGACCGTGCTGTCGCTGGGAGTGGGTCTGACCGCGGCGCTGCTGGTGAGCGTGGCCGGTGCCTCGGCCGACATACAGGCCACGATCGAACGCAACTACCCGGCCGACATCGTGGTGATGCCCGGTGGGGACGACGAGGCCGCGACACTGGCGGCCCAGCTCGACAGGTCCCCGGACCTGACCGCCCGGGTCGACGACGGACTCGTGCTCGTGGATCCGGTGGCGGGCGCGGACCCGGTCGCGGTACGGACCGCAGTGGTGGGCGGGGCGGGCGACGCCCCGGTCATGTTCACCGCGGATCTGCAGGAACAGACGGAGTCCGCGATCGGCGTCGTCCGCTGGATCGGACTCGGGCTGGTCGGGGTGACGCTGCTGGTCGCCGTCGTCGGCGTCGGGGTGACGATGGCGCTGTCGGTCAGCGAGCGCACCCGGGAGATCGCGCTGCTGCGCACGGTGGGGCTGTCCCGGGTCGCCGCGCGGCGTGCGGTGGCCGCCGAGGCGACGCTGGCCGGTGTGGTCGCGGCGGTGCTCGGGGTGGTGCTGGGCGCCGTCTACGGCGTGCTGGCGTTGCGGACGACGGGTATCGGTTCGCTCACCGGGCTACCGGTGGGCCAGCTCGCCGGGCTGGCCGCGGGGGTCGTGGTCGTGGCGGTGCTGGCGTCGGTCGGTCCGATGCGCCGGGCCGGGCGGGTCGAGCCCGCACACGGCGTCATCGCGTGA
- the pssA gene encoding CDP-diacylglycerol--serine O-phosphatidyltransferase, giving the protein MTIGPPEKGYPAGVRLLPNAVTVLNLCAGLSAVYFALQGRFDMAIGAVLAAALCDALDGGLARLLDASSRIGAELDSLADLVSFGVAPALVIYIWAFEDTRAGWIVALVFAVCMALRLARFNTLLDDDQAPPFAREFFVGVPAPAAAMTAGIPLYLWLHLGPGWWSAEPVVAVWALFTAGLMVSRIPTVSLKTVRVPQRAIAPLLVGVGVIAAALFTVPFLGITIAATGYLLLLPYTAYRYRWLARHPEAWDVPTRQRRAVARAARSARHLGLRPPLRRRVAGRAGAMARGVRRRLDPDGAARRENGRADAGRADTGRAGNGRAVHGPGVAPAPRGSGRRLGLRRR; this is encoded by the coding sequence ATGACGATCGGGCCTCCGGAGAAGGGGTACCCGGCCGGCGTGCGACTGCTGCCCAACGCGGTCACCGTGCTCAACCTGTGCGCGGGCCTGTCCGCCGTCTATTTCGCCCTGCAGGGCCGGTTCGACATGGCCATCGGCGCGGTGCTCGCGGCGGCGCTCTGCGACGCCCTGGACGGCGGCCTCGCCCGCCTGCTCGACGCCTCCAGCCGGATCGGCGCCGAGCTGGACTCGCTCGCCGATCTGGTGTCGTTCGGCGTCGCACCGGCGCTGGTGATCTACATCTGGGCGTTCGAGGACACCCGGGCCGGCTGGATCGTCGCGCTGGTGTTCGCCGTCTGCATGGCGCTGCGGCTCGCCCGGTTCAACACCCTGCTCGACGACGACCAGGCCCCGCCGTTCGCGCGGGAGTTCTTCGTCGGTGTCCCGGCGCCGGCCGCGGCCATGACGGCAGGCATCCCGCTCTACCTGTGGCTGCACCTGGGGCCCGGCTGGTGGTCGGCCGAGCCGGTGGTCGCGGTCTGGGCGCTGTTCACCGCCGGTCTGATGGTCAGCCGGATCCCGACCGTGTCGCTCAAGACGGTCCGGGTCCCGCAGCGGGCGATCGCCCCGCTGCTCGTCGGTGTCGGGGTGATCGCGGCGGCACTGTTCACGGTGCCCTTCCTCGGCATCACGATCGCCGCGACCGGCTACCTGCTGCTGCTTCCCTACACCGCGTACCGGTACCGCTGGCTGGCCCGGCACCCGGAGGCGTGGGACGTCCCGACGCGCCAGCGCCGGGCCGTCGCCCGGGCGGCCCGCTCGGCCCGGCACCTCGGCCTCCGGCCACCGCTGCGCCGCCGGGTCGCCGGCCGGGCCGGCGCGATGGCGCGGGGGGTCCGGCGCAGGCTGGACCCGGACGGCGCCGCCCGCCGGGAGAACGGCCGTGCGGACGCCGGGCGTGCGGACACCGGCCGGGCGGGCAACGGACGGGCGGTGCACGGTCCGGGGGTCGCCCCGGCCCCCCGCGGGTCCGGGCGCCGCCTCGGGCTGCGCCGCCGCTGA
- a CDS encoding AAA family ATPase — protein sequence MGDPSLTLVARLAPAATDARRGVIRLHPEVLAGLGLRSWDAVTLTGSRRTAALAVAGDAATPHGQAVLDDVTLSNAGLTDGAAVVVAPAAVSAAREVRLIGSRLATATVGPATLRLALMGKVLVRGDAVSLLPQDIAPPPGADVHSVRRALTTAVGGAWTSELLTVAIADPDGGPVVVAPSTVVGWQGGADTGTIAVQAGRGAATATAGPGGVGGATGSPAGAPARGFASAGTAAGPGAAGNGAAGNGAAPETGPPPLSIDDLAANEPVARRLLDWLELMFRRPELLTRLGGDARLGVLVSGPEGVGKATLVRSAGAAAGARCVELVAPAVAALEPAAAAERVRAAIAQARPTADEPAVLLVHDAHALLPASNPPPLATLVLDELRAATAPGGPALVVTSAEPESLDPRLRAPDLVDRELTVSLPDTATRRALLERLLSDVPRGRDVDLGAIAARTPGFVVADLAAVRREAAIAAALRGAGDGADQVEEVRQQDLLDAVGSVRPISLSGGGALSHGGLTFDDVGDMAEVKQSLTEAVLWPLRHPDSFARLGVDAPRGVLLYGPPGGGKTFLLRALAGSGDLNVFAVKGAELLDKYVGESERAVRELFRRAAEAAPALIFLDEVDALAPRRGGSTDAGVADRVVAALLTELDGATPLREVVVVGATNRPDLIDPALLRPGRLERLVFVPPPDAAARADILRAAGRDVPLGDDVDLDELAGDLDGYSAADCAALLREAALTAMRESLEAGEVTAAHVTAARRAVRPSLDPEQVAELEAYARRRSD from the coding sequence GTGGGAGACCCCTCGCTGACCCTGGTCGCACGCCTGGCCCCGGCGGCCACCGACGCCCGTCGCGGGGTGATCCGGCTGCATCCCGAGGTGCTCGCCGGGCTCGGCCTGCGCTCCTGGGACGCGGTGACCCTCACCGGCTCCCGGCGGACGGCGGCGCTCGCCGTCGCGGGTGACGCCGCGACACCGCACGGCCAGGCCGTGCTCGACGACGTGACCCTGTCCAACGCCGGCCTGACCGACGGCGCCGCGGTCGTCGTCGCGCCGGCGGCGGTCTCGGCGGCCAGGGAGGTCCGGCTGATCGGCTCCCGGCTCGCGACCGCGACCGTCGGCCCGGCCACGCTGCGGCTCGCGCTGATGGGGAAGGTACTGGTCCGGGGGGACGCCGTCTCGCTGCTGCCGCAGGACATCGCCCCGCCGCCCGGCGCCGACGTGCACTCGGTGCGCCGCGCGCTGACCACGGCGGTCGGTGGCGCGTGGACCTCCGAGCTGCTGACCGTGGCGATCGCCGACCCGGACGGCGGCCCGGTGGTCGTGGCGCCGTCCACCGTGGTCGGCTGGCAGGGCGGCGCGGACACCGGGACGATCGCGGTGCAGGCCGGCCGGGGCGCCGCGACCGCCACGGCCGGGCCGGGCGGCGTGGGCGGCGCGACCGGGTCCCCGGCAGGCGCCCCCGCCAGGGGCTTCGCCTCAGCCGGCACCGCCGCCGGGCCCGGGGCTGCCGGGAACGGGGCTGCCGGGAACGGGGCGGCGCCGGAGACCGGACCACCGCCGCTGTCGATCGACGACCTGGCCGCGAACGAGCCCGTCGCCCGGCGGCTCCTGGACTGGCTGGAGCTGATGTTCCGCCGTCCCGAGCTGCTCACCCGGCTCGGCGGGGACGCGCGGCTCGGCGTGCTCGTCAGCGGCCCGGAGGGCGTGGGCAAGGCGACGCTGGTGCGCAGCGCCGGCGCCGCGGCCGGGGCCCGCTGCGTCGAGCTCGTCGCCCCCGCGGTCGCCGCGCTGGAACCGGCGGCCGCCGCCGAGCGGGTCCGGGCCGCGATCGCGCAGGCACGTCCGACCGCGGACGAGCCCGCCGTGCTGCTGGTGCACGACGCGCACGCCCTGCTGCCCGCGTCGAACCCGCCCCCGCTGGCCACCCTGGTGCTCGACGAGCTGCGCGCCGCGACCGCGCCCGGCGGGCCGGCACTCGTCGTCACCAGCGCCGAGCCGGAGTCACTGGATCCACGGCTGCGCGCTCCCGATCTGGTCGACCGCGAGCTCACCGTGTCGTTGCCGGACACCGCGACCCGCCGGGCGCTGCTGGAGCGGCTGCTCTCCGACGTGCCACGCGGCCGGGACGTCGATCTCGGCGCGATCGCCGCCCGGACCCCCGGGTTCGTCGTCGCCGATCTCGCCGCGGTGCGTCGCGAGGCGGCGATCGCCGCCGCCCTGCGCGGCGCGGGCGACGGCGCCGATCAGGTGGAGGAGGTCCGGCAGCAGGACCTGCTGGACGCCGTCGGCTCGGTCCGGCCGATCTCGCTGTCCGGCGGCGGGGCCCTGAGCCACGGCGGCCTGACCTTCGACGACGTCGGTGACATGGCCGAGGTCAAACAGTCGCTGACCGAGGCGGTGCTGTGGCCGCTGCGCCATCCCGACTCGTTCGCCCGGCTCGGGGTGGACGCGCCGCGCGGGGTGCTGCTCTACGGCCCGCCCGGTGGCGGCAAGACGTTCCTGCTGCGCGCGCTGGCCGGATCCGGCGATCTCAACGTGTTCGCGGTCAAGGGCGCCGAGCTGCTCGACAAGTACGTGGGGGAGTCCGAGCGTGCGGTCCGGGAGCTGTTCCGCCGGGCCGCGGAGGCCGCCCCCGCGCTGATCTTCCTGGACGAGGTCGATGCGCTCGCCCCGCGCCGGGGCGGATCGACCGACGCCGGCGTCGCCGACCGGGTGGTGGCGGCACTGCTCACCGAGCTGGACGGTGCGACGCCGCTGCGCGAGGTCGTCGTCGTGGGGGCGACGAACCGGCCGGACCTGATCGATCCGGCGTTGCTGCGGCCGGGCCGGCTGGAGCGGCTGGTGTTCGTCCCGCCGCCGGACGCGGCGGCCCGTGCCGACATCCTGCGGGCCGCGGGACGCGACGTCCCGCTCGGCGACGACGTCGATCTCGACGAGCTCGCGGGCGACCTGGACGGCTACTCGGCAGCGGACTGCGCGGCGCTGCTGCGCGAGGCCGCGCTGACCGCGATGCGGGAGTCGCTGGAGGCGGGCGAGGTGACCGCGGCGCACGTCACGGCGGCCCGGCGGGCGGTCCGGCCATCGCTGGACCCGGAGCAGGTCGCCGAGCTCGAGGCCTACGCGCGTCGGCGCAGCGACTGA
- a CDS encoding DUF3263 domain-containing protein, translating to MESAGSLSERRGAHRRSATPSRELDRREREILAFEAQWWKYAGAKEQAIRELFDMSATRYYQVLNALVDKPEAMAVDPLLVKRLRRLRSSRQRTRAARRLGLEP from the coding sequence ATGGAGTCCGCTGGGTCCCTCTCGGAACGCCGCGGAGCGCACCGGCGCTCCGCCACCCCCTCCCGCGAGCTCGACCGCCGGGAGCGCGAGATCCTCGCGTTCGAGGCCCAGTGGTGGAAGTACGCGGGAGCCAAGGAGCAGGCGATCCGCGAGCTCTTCGACATGTCCGCGACCCGCTACTACCAGGTGCTGAACGCGCTGGTCGACAAGCCCGAGGCGATGGCCGTCGATCCGCTGCTCGTCAAGCGCCTCCGCCGGCTGCGTTCCAGCCGTCAGCGCACCCGCGCCGCCCGTCGCCTCGGCCTCGAGCCCTGA